Within the Pseudomonadota bacterium genome, the region CCAGGTGTGAATCTTCCTCGTCCCCGATCGGCGTCTCCAGACTGATGGGTTCCTTGGCGATCTTCAGGACCTTGCGGACCTTTTCCAGCGGCATCATCAGGCGCTCGGCCAGTTCCTCGGGCGTGGGCTCGCGGCCGATCTCGTGCAGCATCTGCCGGCTGGTGCGCACCAGCTTGTTGATGGTCTCGATCATGTGCACGGGAATGCGGATCGTGCGGGCCTGGTCGGCGATGGACCGGGTGATGGCCTGCCGTATCCACCAGGTGGCGTAGGTGGAGAATTTATAGCCGCGGCGGTATTCGAACTTGTCCACCGCCTTCATCAGGCCGATGTTACCTTCCTGGATCAGGTCCAGGAACTGCAGGCCGCGGTTGGTGTATTTCTTGGCGATGGAGATGACCAGGCGCAGGTTGGCCTCGATCATTTCCTTTTTGGCGCGGTTGGATTCCCGCTCGCCCTTCTGGACGGTGGAGACGATGCGCCGGAATTCGCCCACAGGCATGCCGACCGCGTCCGCCAGGCTGGCGATTTCCCTGTGCAGTTTCAGTATCTCGGGCTTTTTTTCCAGGAATTTCTGCCAGGGCTTTCCGGGCAGTTTTTTCAGGCTGTCCAGCCAGTCCGGGTTCTGTTCGCTGCCGTAATAGCGGTTCAGGAATTCCTCGCGGCCCACCTTGCTGTCCACGGCGAGGCGCAACAGCTTGCCCTCCAGCCCCATCAGCTTGCGGTTCAGGCCGTACAGCTCTTCCAGAAGCTGTTCAATACAGCCGTTGCTAAGGCGGATTTTCTCGAACTGCCGGCGCAGGTCCTGTTTCAGGCTTTCGTATTTCTTGTCATGGCCCTTTGGCGCAGGGGCGCCTTTTTTCAGGGCGTTCAGGCTTTGCTTCCAGGATTTCAGCATCCCTTCATAGATAGGCAGGATGCTGTCAAAGGCTTCCAGAACCTGGGGCAGCAGGGCCTGTTCCATGACCGACAGGGAGACGCCGGCTTCCTCGTCATCTCCTTCGCCTTCACCCTCGCCACCTTCGGCGCCTTCCCCGGCTTCGTC harbors:
- the rpoD gene encoding RNA polymerase sigma factor RpoD, whose amino-acid sequence is MAGKKKAGSKPEAKKQKQQKRNIAGAAASAAASEAPVLDMSAQAVRKLIARGKERGYITYDELNTILPPDKSSSEQIEDVMALLSDMGISIAEAEDQEEAEAETAEPAADPRNQEDAAGDGERTSGNLSDSEVSHTDDPVRMYLREMGAVELLSREGEIAIAKRIEAGREMMIGSICESPLTCIAISEWRNALAAGTIHLRNILDLEATYGTGPGEGDLSDGMDEEEDEAGEGAEGGEGEGEGDDEEAGVSLSVMEQALLPQVLEAFDSILPIYEGMLKSWKQSLNALKKGAPAPKGHDKKYESLKQDLRRQFEKIRLSNGCIEQLLEELYGLNRKLMGLEGKLLRLAVDSKVGREEFLNRYYGSEQNPDWLDSLKKLPGKPWQKFLEKKPEILKLHREIASLADAVGMPVGEFRRIVSTVQKGERESNRAKKEMIEANLRLVISIAKKYTNRGLQFLDLIQEGNIGLMKAVDKFEYRRGYKFSTYATWWIRQAITRSIADQARTIRIPVHMIETINKLVRTSRQMLHEIGREPTPEELAERLMMPLEKVRKVLKIAKEPISLETPIGDEEDSHLGDFIEDKNAVMPLDAAILGNLRETTTRVLSSLTPREERVLRMRFGIGMNTDHTLEEVGQQFSVTRERIRQIEAKALRKLKHPSRSRKLRSFLEDR